TCGCGGCGCGGGCCTCGTCGGTGAGGTAGGGGTGGGCGTAAGCCCATTCCGTGGCGAGGGTGCGGTTGAAGCGCTCGACCTTCCCGTTGGTCTGGGGCCGGTAGGGGCGGGTGCGTGTGTGGGCGATGGTGCCGAGCGCCTCGGTGAAGGCGTGGGAGCGGTAGCAGGAGCCGTTGTCCGTCAGGACACGGATCACGGTGATGCCCGCGGTGGTGAAGAACGCGTTCGCGCGGGCCCAGAACGCGGCGGCGGTCTCCTTGCGCTCGTCGGTGAGGATCTCGGAGTACGCGAGTCGGGAGTGGTCATCCACGGCGTGGTGCAGGAACGCGTATCCCCGCCCGGTCCGGGGGTTGTTCTTCCGGCCGGCCGCTCTGCCGAGGACTCGGTGCCCGCCGCCGTCCGGGATGCGGCCGAGCTTCTTGATGTCGACGTGGACCAGATCTCCCGGTGAGGAGTGCTCGTAGCGTCGCGCGGGCGAGCGTCGGACGGGGAGTCCCGTCGCGGAATCCAGGTGCGTGAGCAACGGCATCCGGTAGCGACGGAGGACCCGCTCGACCGTGGAACGGGGGATACGCAGGTGGTAGCTGATGCGGTGCGGGCCCCACCGGCGAGTGAATCTCAGCGCGATGATCCGCCGCTCCCGACGCTGACTCGTGCGGGTCGGTTGCCGGTGCGGGCGGGATGAGCGATCTGTCATCGGCAACCCGGCCCGATACCGGCGAGCCCATCTCGACGCCGTCGCCGGCGAGCACTGGAACCTCTCCGCCGCACGCCGGACCGGCCACCCGTCCTCAACGATCAACCGGGCAAGCCGAACCCTGCCCACGGGAGTGAACGGGGCGTTAGCGTGAGTCACGAAGACCTCCGTGGACGTTGATGAGTGTGGTAACCCACATCGTCCCGGAGGTCTTCGCTATCCGCCCCAGCGTTCACAACCTCCCGAGGAACTACAACTAGTTCGCGTGCTCCTGGAGCCAGGCGAAGGGATCCACCGCGGTGCCGTCGGCGACGCGGATCTCGAGGTGGAGGTGCGGGCCGGTGGATGCGCCCGTGTTGCCGACCTGGCCGATCTGCGTGGCCACCGAGACGGCGTCGCCCGCCTTCACGCGCAGGGATCCCGGCAGCATGTGGCCGTAGACGCTCGTGATGAGCTGCCCGTCGATGACGTGGTCGATGACGAGGTGCACGCCGAGGCCGGTGTCGCTGGTGACGGCCTCGCGCACGACGCCGTCGGCGATGGCCTGGATGGGCACGCCCATGCCGGGCGCGAAGTCGACGCCCTGGTGGTTGCTCGAGCAGCCGTTGGAGCACGGCGCGATGCGGTGGCCGAAGACGCCGCTGATGGGCACGCCCGCGGCGAAGGGCCACTGGATGGTGCCGTTGATGTCGTTCGTGAAGGCGCCGGCGCCCTTCGACGTCTGGGCCAGCATGATCTGCTGCGGCGTCGTGGCCGTGAACGCGTCGTCGGTGCCGCCGACGACCGTCGCCTCGGGGGCGGCCGAGAGCGCGATGCTCTGGCTGGGGATCGAGGTGGCCGGCGTCTCCGTGACCACGTTCGCCTGCGCGATGTCCTGGCCGGTGAGGAACGCGGAAGACGGCAGCGAGGTCGCGATGGTGACCGTGGCGACGAACGCCATCGTGAGGAGCGTCAGCCCGCGCGACGCGTTCGAGCGGCGGCGGCCGGCGGCGCTCTCGGGCGCCGGAGCGGCCAGGGCGGGACGCGAGGACGCGGGGACACGGCGCCCGCGGATGCGGGCGTGCGGGGCGGCGGCCGGGACGCTCGCGCGCTTCGCGGGCACGTACGAGGAGCGGCGCGACTCGGGTGCGGCGGCGGATACGGCGCGGAGGCGACGGGCGCGGGTCGCGAGGGGCACGGTCTCCGCGGCCCCGGCAGCAGCGGGCTCGGCCTGCGCGGGGAGGTGCGTGCTCGGGGCGGCCGGGGCCTCGACCGAGACGTGGAGGATGCGGGGCGCGGGGCGCGGGGGCGATGAGCGCATCGGGGGCGACCTGCTCGGCGGGGGCGACCTGCTCGGGCTGAGCGTCCGCGACGCCGGACAAATCGGCGGGCGCCTCGACGGGCTGGTCCACGGGCTGCTCGGCCACGGCGACCGCGGCGACCGCGGGCTCACGGGGCTGA
This window of the Clavibacter sepedonicus genome carries:
- a CDS encoding peptidoglycan DD-metalloendopeptidase family protein, with product MRSSPPRPAPRILHVSVEAPAAPSTHLPAQAEPAAAGAAETVPLATRARRLRAVSAAAPESRRSSYVPAKRASVPAAAPHARIRGRRVPASSRPALAAPAPESAAGRRRSNASRGLTLLTMAFVATVTIATSLPSSAFLTGQDIAQANVVTETPATSIPSQSIALSAAPEATVVGGTDDAFTATTPQQIMLAQTSKGAGAFTNDINGTIQWPFAAGVPISGVFGHRIAPCSNGCSSNHQGVDFAPGMGVPIQAIADGVVREAVTSDTGLGVHLVIDHVIDGQLITSVYGHMLPGSLRVKAGDAVSVATQIGQVGNTGASTGPHLHLEIRVADGTAVDPFAWLQEHAN
- a CDS encoding IS481 family transposase; this encodes MTHANAPFTPVGRVRLARLIVEDGWPVRRAAERFQCSPATASRWARRYRAGLPMTDRSSRPHRQPTRTSQRRERRIIALRFTRRWGPHRISYHLRIPRSTVERVLRRYRMPLLTHLDSATGLPVRRSPARRYEHSSPGDLVHVDIKKLGRIPDGGGHRVLGRAAGRKNNPRTGRGYAFLHHAVDDHSRLAYSEILTDERKETAAAFWARANAFFTTAGITVIRVLTDNGSCYRSHAFTEALGTIAHTRTRPYRPQTNGKVERFNRTLATEWAYAHPYLTDEARAATYPAWLHHYNHHRPHTGIGGLTPAERVHNLTGNYN